In Actinoplanes sp. NBC_00393, a single genomic region encodes these proteins:
- a CDS encoding HNH endonuclease family protein encodes MPTLGNVPRRFLPVLLVAVLAAGCDVVGASPAPDSSDAADAVATLDTLTVAKAGSMRGYNRDKFPHWRDTGENCDVRDEVLKRDGSKVKYSGCNVVAGTWDSLYDGKVLNSPTKVDIDHMVPLANAWRSGAAKWSTDERSEFANDLDRPQLIAVSQTSNRAKGDQDPSTWKPSAEESWCAYARDWIEVKSYWKLTVTSAEKDALTDMLETC; translated from the coding sequence ATGCCTACGCTAGGGAATGTGCCCCGTCGTTTCCTTCCTGTCCTCCTCGTAGCCGTTCTCGCCGCCGGCTGTGACGTGGTCGGCGCCAGTCCCGCTCCGGACTCCAGCGACGCCGCCGACGCGGTGGCCACCCTCGACACCCTGACCGTGGCCAAGGCCGGCTCGATGCGTGGCTACAACCGGGACAAGTTCCCGCACTGGCGCGACACCGGCGAGAACTGCGACGTCCGCGACGAGGTCCTGAAGCGGGACGGCAGCAAGGTCAAGTACTCCGGCTGCAACGTCGTCGCCGGGACCTGGGACAGCCTCTACGACGGCAAGGTGCTCAACTCGCCGACCAAGGTGGACATCGACCACATGGTCCCGCTGGCCAACGCCTGGCGGTCCGGCGCCGCCAAGTGGAGCACCGACGAGCGTTCCGAGTTCGCCAACGACCTGGACCGGCCGCAGCTGATCGCGGTTTCGCAGACGTCGAACCGGGCAAAGGGCGACCAGGACCCGTCGACCTGGAAGCCGAGCGCCGAGGAGAGCTGGTGCGCGTACGCCCGGGACTGGATCGAGGTCAAGAGCTACTGGAAGCTGACCGTGACCAGTGCGGAGAAGGACGCGCTCACCGACATGCTGGAGACCTGCTGA
- a CDS encoding ABC transporter ATP-binding protein, which translates to MPDGQAFLEVKDLKIHFPTDDGLVRSVDGLSFKLERGRTLGIVGESGSGKSVTSLGILGIYNKRNAKVSGEIWLDGDEIVSSGQETVRKLRGNKLAMIFQDPLSAMHPYYTVGHQIIEAYRVHHNVSKKVARKHAVDMLGRVGIPQPDRRVDDYPHQFSGGMRQRAMIAMALVNDPQLLIADEPTTALDVTVQAQIMDLMHDLQAEFNSALIVITHDLGVVAELADDVLVMYGGKCIEYASAADVFERPEHPYTWGLLGSMPRMDRPNQDRLVPIPGSPPSLINLPSGCSFSPRCAYEPRTGGLGTTVSPELVRAGGSNHLVRCHLPTEERQRIWAEEVKPKLEAP; encoded by the coding sequence ATGCCGGACGGGCAGGCTTTCCTCGAGGTCAAGGACCTCAAGATTCATTTCCCCACCGACGACGGCCTGGTCCGTAGCGTCGACGGCCTCAGCTTCAAGCTGGAGCGCGGCCGCACCCTCGGCATCGTCGGCGAGTCCGGCTCCGGCAAGTCGGTGACCAGCCTCGGCATCCTGGGCATCTACAACAAGCGGAACGCCAAGGTCTCCGGCGAGATCTGGCTGGACGGCGACGAGATCGTCTCGTCCGGCCAGGAGACCGTGCGCAAGCTGCGCGGCAACAAGCTGGCGATGATCTTCCAGGACCCGCTGTCGGCGATGCACCCCTACTACACGGTCGGTCATCAGATCATCGAGGCGTACCGGGTGCACCACAACGTCTCCAAGAAGGTGGCCCGTAAGCACGCGGTCGACATGCTCGGCCGGGTCGGCATCCCACAGCCGGACCGCCGGGTCGACGACTACCCGCACCAGTTCTCCGGGGGTATGCGGCAGCGCGCGATGATCGCGATGGCGCTGGTCAACGACCCGCAGCTGCTGATTGCGGACGAGCCGACCACGGCTCTGGACGTGACCGTCCAGGCGCAGATCATGGACCTGATGCACGACCTGCAGGCGGAGTTCAACTCGGCGCTGATCGTGATCACCCATGACTTGGGCGTGGTGGCCGAGCTCGCCGACGACGTCCTGGTCATGTACGGCGGCAAGTGCATCGAGTACGCGTCGGCCGCCGACGTCTTCGAGCGGCCGGAACACCCGTACACCTGGGGTCTGCTCGGCTCCATGCCCCGTATGGACCGGCCGAACCAGGATCGGCTCGTGCCGATCCCCGGCTCGCCGCCGTCGCTGATCAACCTGCCGTCGGGCTGCTCGTTCAGCCCACGTTGTGCCTACGAGCCGCGGACCGGCGGGCTGGGCACCACCGTGTCGCCCGAGCTCGTCCGGGCCGGCGGGAGCAATCACCTGGTCCGATGCCATCTGCCCACCGAGGAGCGGCAGCGCATCTGGGCGGAAGAGGTCAAGCCGAAGTTGGAGGCTCCATGA
- a CDS encoding beta-N-acetylhexosaminidase has protein sequence MRLIHLAVTAVFVLPLAVVTASASRLPEAPPISVADVLPAPAEAVPDPEAAFPLTRDTVIVASGAAVPVAEQLADAFRPATGFPLKVVPAAATNAIALTLADDGAAGDEGYRLDVRTDAVSLRAAQPAGLFAGVQTLRQLLPPEIDAPKAQHRDWAIPGGRIVDRPRFAYRGAMLDLARHFHTPDEVRRYIDQISRFKINHLHLHLADDQGWRIQIDSWPRLATVGGGKGTGVRGIGGGYLTKDDYRALVRYAADRFVTIVPEIDMPGHVNAAQVAYPELTCDGLAPKPRIDIRVGYSSLCAGKEITYRFAEDVIREVAELTPGKYLHIGGDEAHSTPHADYLAFQARVLPLVRKYGKIAVGWQEIAAAPAARDAIVQYWNHEGDPAPIVASGAKVLVSPADRAYLDMQYDLLTPGGLHWAGTTEVDDAYGWDPGRVLSGVPEDLILGVEAPLWSETLRDLADLEFLAFPRLVAHAELGWSPRATHDWESFRARLGAYGPRWTRQGVRFYRSPQIRWVNI, from the coding sequence GTGCGCCTCATCCACCTGGCCGTGACCGCGGTGTTCGTCCTGCCGCTGGCGGTCGTCACCGCTTCGGCGAGCCGGCTCCCGGAGGCACCGCCGATCTCGGTCGCCGACGTGCTGCCGGCGCCGGCCGAGGCGGTGCCCGATCCGGAGGCCGCCTTCCCGCTGACCCGGGACACGGTGATCGTCGCCTCCGGGGCGGCCGTGCCGGTGGCCGAGCAGCTCGCCGACGCGTTCCGGCCGGCGACCGGATTCCCGCTCAAGGTCGTTCCGGCCGCCGCAACGAATGCGATCGCGTTGACCCTGGCGGACGACGGAGCCGCGGGTGACGAGGGTTATCGGCTCGATGTGCGTACCGATGCGGTGTCTTTGCGGGCGGCGCAGCCGGCTGGGTTGTTCGCCGGCGTGCAGACCCTGCGCCAACTGCTGCCGCCGGAGATCGACGCGCCGAAGGCGCAGCACCGGGACTGGGCGATTCCGGGTGGGCGGATCGTGGACCGGCCGCGGTTCGCGTATCGGGGCGCGATGCTCGACCTGGCCCGGCACTTCCACACTCCGGACGAGGTGCGGCGGTACATCGATCAGATCAGCCGCTTCAAGATCAATCACCTGCATCTGCATCTCGCCGACGACCAGGGCTGGCGGATCCAGATCGACAGTTGGCCACGGCTGGCCACGGTGGGCGGCGGCAAGGGCACCGGGGTACGCGGCATCGGCGGCGGTTACCTGACCAAGGACGACTACCGCGCTCTGGTCCGGTACGCCGCCGACCGTTTCGTCACGATCGTCCCCGAGATCGACATGCCGGGACACGTGAACGCGGCCCAGGTGGCGTACCCGGAACTGACGTGCGACGGGCTCGCTCCGAAGCCGCGGATCGACATCCGGGTCGGGTACAGCTCGCTCTGCGCCGGCAAGGAGATCACCTACCGGTTCGCCGAGGACGTGATCCGCGAGGTCGCCGAACTGACGCCGGGGAAGTACCTGCACATCGGCGGTGACGAAGCGCATTCCACGCCGCACGCCGACTACCTGGCCTTTCAGGCGCGGGTGCTGCCGCTGGTCCGCAAGTACGGAAAGATCGCGGTCGGCTGGCAGGAGATCGCCGCGGCGCCGGCCGCCCGGGACGCGATCGTGCAGTACTGGAACCACGAGGGCGACCCGGCCCCGATCGTGGCGTCCGGCGCGAAGGTGCTCGTCTCGCCGGCCGACCGGGCTTATCTCGACATGCAGTACGACCTGCTCACTCCGGGTGGCCTGCATTGGGCGGGCACGACTGAGGTGGACGACGCCTATGGCTGGGATCCCGGGCGGGTGCTTTCCGGCGTACCGGAAGATTTGATCCTGGGGGTGGAGGCGCCGCTGTGGTCGGAGACCTTGCGCGATCTTGCCGACCTCGAGTTTCTGGCTTTTCCCCGCCTGGTAGCGCACGCTGAGCTGGGCTGGTCCCCGCGAGCGACCCACGACTGGGAATCGTTCCGGGCGCGGCTCGGCGCTTACGGTCCACGATGGACCCGGCAGGGGGTGCGGTTCTATCGTTCCCCGCAGATTCGCTGGGTGAATATCTGA
- a CDS encoding ABC transporter ATP-binding protein: MSKEALLSVKGLEKHFPINKGLLRRQVGAVRAVDGVDFDVFRGETLGLVGESGCGKSTTGRLLTRLLEPTGGSIDFEGKDIAHLSQGRLRPLRRDMQMIFQDPFSSLNPRHTVGTIVGAPLRIQNVKTEHGIKRAVQDLLKLVGLNPEHYNRYPHEFSGGQRQRIGIARTLALRPKLIVADEPVSALDVSIQAQVVNLLEDLQNEFDLTYVFIAHDLSVVRHISDRVAVMYLGKIVEIAERDELYANPRHPYTVALMSAVPVPDPIRRDRAQRERVLLTGDVPSPINPPSGCRFRTRCWKAQDICATEEPPLVQRLDDPGSHLTACHFPVASDEQVTGRRPAVTKA, from the coding sequence ATGAGTAAGGAAGCTCTGCTCTCCGTCAAGGGTCTGGAGAAGCACTTCCCGATCAACAAGGGCCTGCTGCGCCGCCAGGTCGGCGCGGTCCGCGCGGTCGACGGTGTCGACTTCGACGTCTTCCGTGGTGAGACGCTCGGCCTGGTGGGCGAGTCCGGCTGCGGCAAGTCGACCACCGGCCGGCTGCTGACCCGACTGCTCGAACCGACCGGTGGGTCGATCGACTTCGAGGGCAAGGACATCGCGCACCTCAGCCAGGGCAGGCTCCGCCCGCTGCGGCGCGACATGCAGATGATCTTCCAGGACCCGTTCTCGTCGCTGAACCCGCGGCACACGGTCGGAACGATCGTCGGCGCGCCGCTGCGGATCCAGAACGTCAAGACCGAGCACGGCATCAAGCGCGCCGTGCAGGACCTGCTCAAGCTGGTCGGCCTGAACCCGGAGCACTACAACCGGTACCCGCACGAGTTCTCCGGCGGGCAGCGGCAGCGCATCGGCATCGCGCGTACGCTCGCCCTGCGCCCGAAGTTGATCGTGGCGGACGAGCCGGTCTCCGCGCTGGACGTGTCGATCCAGGCGCAGGTGGTGAACCTGCTCGAGGACCTGCAGAACGAGTTCGACCTGACCTACGTCTTCATCGCGCACGACCTGTCGGTGGTGCGGCACATCTCCGACCGGGTCGCGGTGATGTACCTCGGCAAGATCGTGGAGATCGCCGAACGGGACGAGCTGTACGCCAACCCGCGTCACCCGTACACCGTCGCTCTGATGTCTGCCGTGCCCGTGCCGGACCCGATCCGGCGTGATCGCGCGCAGCGCGAGCGTGTGCTGCTCACCGGTGACGTGCCCAGCCCGATCAACCCGCCGTCGGGTTGCCGTTTCCGGACCCGGTGCTGGAAGGCGCAGGACATCTGCGCCACCGAGGAGCCGCCGCTGGTGCAGCGCCTCGACGACCCGGGTTCGCACCTGACCGCCTGCCACTTCCCGGTGGCCAGCGATGAGCAGGTGACCGGCCGCCGGCCGGCCGTCACCAAAGCCTGA
- the leuA gene encoding 2-isopropylmalate synthase yields the protein MSVFSSQRSSSMPYERYTPYKNEFSVELPDRQWPGRVTEKAPRWCAVDLRDGNQALIDPMSPERKKRMFMLLVKMGYKEIEVGFPAASQTDYDFVRQLIEQDLIPDDVTIQVLVQCREHLIDRTFESIRGAKRAIVHFYNSTSTLQRRVVFGLDKDGITDIATTGARLCQKYAEIHTPDTEIFYEYSPESYTGTELEYALEICSAVIDVIDPTPDRPLIINLPATVEMATPNVYADSIEWMHRHLPRRDSIVLSLHPHNDRGTGVAAAELGLLAGADRIEGCLFGNGERTGNVDLVTLGLNLFSQGIDPQIDFSKIDEIKRTVEYCNQLPVHERHPYAGDLVYTAFSGSHQDAIKKGFTALQADADEAGTDIDAFTWGVPYLPIDPKDVGRTYEAVIRVNSQSGKGGVAYIMKEEHKLDLPRRLQIEFSGVVQQHTDEDGGEVNPQQMWEYFASEYLVEHQAATAFKVESYSTATVDGKVEIDVQVFHRGVRRPLVGVGNGPIAAFVQAVEPLGISARVLDYQEHALTSGGDAQAAAYVEVEVGDVAVWGVGIDANIVSASIKAVTSAINRAR from the coding sequence TACAAGAATGAATTCTCCGTTGAACTGCCGGACCGGCAATGGCCCGGTCGCGTCACTGAGAAGGCCCCCCGCTGGTGCGCGGTCGACCTGCGGGACGGCAACCAGGCCCTGATCGACCCGATGTCCCCGGAACGCAAGAAGCGCATGTTCATGCTGCTGGTGAAGATGGGCTACAAGGAGATCGAGGTCGGCTTCCCGGCCGCCAGCCAGACCGACTACGACTTCGTACGCCAGCTGATCGAGCAGGACCTCATCCCGGACGACGTCACGATCCAGGTCCTGGTGCAGTGCCGCGAGCACCTGATCGACCGGACCTTCGAGTCGATCCGCGGCGCCAAGCGCGCCATCGTGCACTTCTACAACTCGACCTCGACGCTGCAGCGGCGCGTGGTGTTCGGCCTGGACAAGGACGGCATCACCGACATCGCGACGACCGGCGCGCGGCTCTGCCAGAAGTACGCGGAGATCCACACCCCGGACACCGAGATCTTCTACGAGTACTCGCCGGAGTCGTACACCGGCACCGAGCTGGAGTACGCGCTGGAGATCTGCTCCGCCGTCATCGACGTGATCGACCCGACGCCGGACCGCCCGCTGATCATCAACCTGCCGGCCACCGTCGAGATGGCCACGCCGAACGTGTACGCCGACTCGATCGAGTGGATGCACCGGCACCTGCCGCGGCGGGACAGCATCGTGCTGAGCCTGCACCCGCACAACGACCGGGGCACCGGGGTGGCCGCCGCCGAGCTGGGCCTGCTGGCCGGCGCCGACCGGATCGAGGGCTGCCTGTTCGGCAACGGCGAGCGGACCGGCAACGTCGACCTGGTCACGCTGGGGCTGAACCTGTTCTCCCAGGGCATCGACCCGCAGATCGACTTCTCCAAGATCGACGAGATCAAGCGCACCGTCGAGTACTGCAACCAGCTGCCGGTGCACGAGCGCCACCCGTACGCGGGTGACCTGGTCTACACCGCCTTCTCCGGCTCGCACCAGGACGCGATCAAGAAGGGTTTCACGGCGCTGCAGGCCGACGCCGACGAGGCCGGGACGGACATCGACGCCTTCACCTGGGGCGTGCCGTACCTGCCGATCGACCCGAAGGACGTGGGCCGCACCTACGAGGCGGTCATCCGGGTCAACTCGCAGTCCGGCAAGGGCGGCGTGGCGTACATCATGAAGGAGGAGCACAAGCTCGACCTGCCGCGGCGGCTGCAGATCGAGTTCTCCGGCGTGGTGCAGCAGCACACCGACGAGGACGGCGGCGAGGTCAACCCGCAGCAGATGTGGGAGTACTTCGCCTCGGAGTACCTGGTCGAGCACCAGGCGGCCACCGCCTTCAAGGTGGAGAGCTACAGCACGGCCACAGTGGACGGCAAGGTCGAGATCGACGTCCAGGTGTTCCACCGGGGTGTTCGGCGGCCGCTGGTCGGGGTCGGCAACGGCCCGATCGCCGCGTTCGTGCAGGCCGTGGAGCCGCTGGGGATCAGCGCCCGGGTGCTGGACTACCAGGAGCACGCGCTGACCTCGGGTGGCGACGCGCAGGCCGCGGCCTACGTCGAGGTCGAGGTCGGTGACGTCGCGGTCTGGGGCGTCGGCATCGACGCCAACATCGTGAGCGCGTCCATCAAAGCGGTGACCAGCGCCATCAACCGCGCACGCTGA
- a CDS encoding calcium-binding protein: protein MSRIVRFSIAVLTATAAVTAVAGPAFAASTGTAKIFNGNHVKFDAGAGQANRVVITNSGRTITIDDRNRIKAGTGCKAVKGDRTKVRCTVPSLAGARVVLALTDGNDHLTNKSSLAITANGGRGTDTLIGGPAAEALLGGAGNDYIHGGAGNDHLNGTTENDDIRGGPGNDEVVGGSGNDKLRGGPGNDAVSGGRGNDIAYGNTGNDSINGRIGDDKLYGGSGNDLIQGDAHNDLIYGNTGNDRLFGGYGVDRLYGDAGNDQLDGSIDAVNGTLWDSDVDRLDGGTQTDICRVVPANDRKVNCETS from the coding sequence ATGTCTCGTATCGTGCGGTTCAGCATCGCTGTGCTGACCGCGACCGCGGCGGTCACCGCCGTGGCCGGACCCGCCTTCGCGGCGAGCACCGGCACTGCCAAGATCTTCAACGGCAACCACGTCAAGTTCGACGCCGGCGCGGGCCAGGCCAACCGAGTGGTGATCACCAACTCCGGCCGGACCATCACGATCGACGACCGCAACCGGATCAAGGCCGGCACAGGCTGCAAGGCGGTCAAGGGCGACCGGACCAAGGTGCGCTGCACCGTCCCGTCCCTCGCCGGTGCGCGGGTGGTCCTCGCCCTCACCGACGGCAACGATCATCTGACCAACAAGAGCAGCCTGGCGATCACCGCGAACGGTGGGCGCGGCACGGACACCCTGATCGGCGGTCCGGCTGCGGAGGCGCTGCTCGGCGGCGCGGGCAACGACTACATCCACGGCGGCGCCGGCAACGATCATCTGAACGGCACGACGGAGAACGACGACATCCGTGGTGGTCCGGGCAACGACGAGGTGGTCGGCGGCAGCGGCAACGACAAGCTGCGTGGCGGCCCCGGCAACGACGCCGTCTCCGGTGGGCGCGGCAACGACATCGCCTACGGCAACACCGGCAACGACTCCATCAACGGCCGGATCGGCGACGACAAGCTCTACGGCGGCAGCGGCAACGACCTGATCCAGGGCGACGCCCACAACGACCTGATCTACGGAAACACCGGCAACGACCGGCTGTTCGGTGGCTACGGCGTCGACAGGCTCTACGGTGACGCCGGCAACGACCAGCTGGACGGTTCGATCGACGCGGTGAACGGGACGCTCTGGGACAGCGACGTGGACCGGTTGGACGGCGGCACCCAGACCGACATCTGCCGGGTCGTCCCCGCCAACGACCGCAAGGTCAACTGCGAGACTTCCTAG
- a CDS encoding ABC transporter substrate-binding protein codes for MIRKSRALVAGTAALALMLSAAACGGSDDSDSSSNSGSKPEFNAALTKVFNASDKKGGTIRLANEGDWDSLDPGETYYGYSWNFLRLYGRGLLMFKPVPGAEGNTLTPDLAEGMGTPSDGGKTWTYKIRSGIKFEDGTPVTSKDVKYAVLRSTDKQTFPNGPAYFEGFLNLPEGYKGPYKSKGVNTDSAITTPDDQTIVFHLKTAFGGFDYLAALPQTVPVPEAKDTGAKYKEKVIATGPYKFETNNLGKNFKLVRNDQWDPATDPNRKALPDAYDVQLNVNADDIDNRLLSGDLDVHVTGTGVQPAALGRVVGDPTLKAQTDNPTLARLWYTSINPTVAPLDNIDCRKAVEYAADKVGYQTAYGGPLAGGDIATTILPPMIPGYQKFDLYPSADGTGDVNKAKEHLTACGQPNGFETNISYRAERPKEKATAEALQQSLARVGIKLTLKPFPQGDYFSQYAGNPPYVKNNKLGLVLNGWGADWNDGFGFLSQIVDSRVIRETGGSSNTSVRIPEVDQMLDAAVAETDNAKREAQWGPIDKRVMEEAVILPGIVAKSLIIRPKTLSNVFVSDAYNMYDYLSLGVA; via the coding sequence GTGATTCGCAAGTCCAGAGCGCTGGTGGCCGGTACGGCCGCGCTCGCGCTGATGCTCTCCGCCGCCGCGTGCGGTGGGAGCGACGATTCCGACAGCAGCAGCAACTCCGGCTCCAAGCCGGAGTTCAACGCCGCGCTGACCAAGGTGTTCAACGCCTCGGACAAGAAGGGCGGCACCATCCGGCTCGCCAACGAGGGTGACTGGGACTCCCTCGACCCGGGCGAGACGTACTACGGATACTCGTGGAACTTCCTCCGCCTGTACGGCCGTGGCCTGCTCATGTTCAAGCCGGTCCCGGGCGCCGAGGGCAACACCCTCACCCCCGACCTGGCCGAGGGCATGGGTACGCCGAGCGACGGCGGCAAGACCTGGACGTACAAGATCCGTTCGGGCATCAAGTTCGAGGACGGCACCCCGGTCACGTCGAAGGACGTGAAGTACGCGGTGCTGCGGTCCACCGACAAGCAGACGTTCCCGAACGGTCCGGCGTACTTCGAGGGCTTCCTCAACCTGCCGGAGGGCTACAAGGGCCCGTACAAGTCGAAGGGCGTCAACACCGACTCGGCGATCACCACGCCGGACGACCAGACGATCGTCTTCCACCTGAAGACGGCGTTCGGTGGTTTCGACTACCTGGCGGCGCTGCCGCAGACGGTGCCGGTTCCGGAGGCCAAGGACACCGGTGCGAAGTACAAGGAGAAGGTGATCGCCACCGGTCCCTACAAGTTCGAGACCAACAACCTGGGCAAGAACTTCAAGCTGGTCCGTAACGACCAGTGGGACCCGGCCACCGACCCGAACCGCAAGGCGCTGCCGGACGCGTACGACGTGCAGCTCAACGTCAACGCGGACGACATCGACAACCGGCTGCTCTCGGGTGACCTCGACGTGCACGTGACCGGCACCGGTGTGCAGCCGGCCGCTCTCGGCCGCGTCGTCGGCGACCCGACCCTGAAGGCGCAGACGGACAACCCGACGCTGGCCCGTCTCTGGTACACGTCGATCAACCCGACCGTGGCGCCGCTCGACAACATCGACTGCCGCAAGGCCGTCGAGTACGCCGCGGACAAGGTCGGCTACCAGACCGCGTACGGCGGCCCGCTCGCCGGTGGTGACATCGCCACCACGATCCTGCCTCCGATGATCCCGGGCTACCAGAAGTTCGACCTGTACCCGTCCGCGGACGGCACCGGTGACGTGAACAAGGCCAAGGAGCACCTGACCGCCTGTGGTCAGCCGAACGGCTTCGAGACCAACATCTCCTACCGGGCCGAGCGTCCGAAGGAGAAGGCGACCGCCGAGGCGTTGCAGCAGTCACTCGCCCGGGTCGGCATCAAGCTGACGCTGAAGCCGTTCCCGCAGGGTGACTACTTCTCGCAGTACGCCGGCAACCCGCCGTACGTGAAGAACAACAAGCTCGGCCTGGTCCTCAACGGCTGGGGTGCGGACTGGAACGACGGCTTCGGCTTCCTCTCGCAGATCGTCGACAGCCGGGTCATCCGGGAGACCGGTGGCTCGTCGAACACCAGTGTCCGGATCCCCGAGGTCGACCAGATGCTGGACGCCGCGGTCGCCGAGACCGACAACGCCAAGCGTGAGGCGCAGTGGGGCCCGATCGACAAGCGGGTCATGGAGGAGGCTGTCATCCTCCCCGGCATCGTCGCGAAGAGCCTGATCATCCGCCCGAAGACGCTCAGCAACGTCTTCGTCAGCGACGCGTACAACATGTACGACTACCTGTCGCTGGGCGTTGCGTAA
- a CDS encoding ABC transporter permease — MITYIIRRLFAAVGLLFIISAATFSIFYLVPRLAGSTPETLATRYVGRAATPETVHLIAEKLGFYDPVWLQYGRWVKGIFVGADYDLGATIEHCPAPCFGYSFVTKTPVWPDLIDRLPVTLSLAIGAAILWLIFGLSIGTLSALRRGSFLDRSAMTFSLAGVSMPIFFTGMIGLLVFSYTLGWTAPGGSYTDFTESPSEWAYALLLPWIVLALQFSAQYARLTRAGMLETMGEDYIRTARAKGLPERDVTVKHGLRAALTPILTIFGLDFGLLLGGAVITEQVFSLPGLGKYAVDAITNNDLPKVLGVTMMAAFFVVIASLIVDLFYAVVDPRVRLG, encoded by the coding sequence GTGATCACATACATCATCAGGCGTCTCTTCGCGGCAGTCGGGCTGCTCTTCATCATCAGCGCCGCCACTTTCTCGATCTTCTATCTGGTTCCGCGCCTCGCCGGGTCCACCCCGGAGACGCTGGCCACCCGCTACGTGGGCCGCGCTGCCACCCCCGAGACGGTCCATCTCATCGCGGAGAAGCTGGGCTTCTACGACCCGGTCTGGCTCCAGTACGGCCGCTGGGTGAAGGGCATCTTCGTCGGTGCCGACTATGACCTCGGCGCGACCATCGAGCACTGCCCGGCGCCCTGCTTCGGGTACTCGTTCGTCACGAAGACGCCGGTCTGGCCGGACCTGATCGACCGCCTCCCGGTGACGCTGTCGCTGGCGATCGGTGCGGCGATTCTCTGGCTGATCTTCGGTCTCTCCATCGGCACGCTCTCCGCGCTGCGCCGCGGGTCCTTCCTGGACCGGTCCGCGATGACCTTCTCGCTGGCCGGCGTCTCGATGCCGATCTTCTTCACCGGCATGATCGGTCTGCTGGTGTTCAGCTACACGCTGGGCTGGACCGCGCCCGGTGGCAGCTATACCGACTTCACCGAGAGTCCGAGCGAGTGGGCCTACGCCCTGTTGCTGCCGTGGATCGTGCTCGCCCTCCAGTTCTCCGCCCAGTACGCGAGGCTCACCCGCGCCGGCATGCTGGAGACGATGGGTGAGGACTACATCCGTACGGCGCGGGCGAAGGGTCTCCCCGAACGGGACGTGACCGTCAAGCACGGCCTGCGTGCCGCACTGACTCCGATTCTGACCATCTTCGGCCTGGACTTCGGCCTGCTGCTCGGCGGCGCGGTCATCACCGAGCAGGTGTTCTCGCTGCCCGGCCTCGGCAAGTACGCGGTCGACGCGATCACCAACAACGACCTGCCGAAGGTGCTGGGCGTGACCATGATGGCAGCGTTCTTCGTGGTCATCGCCAGCCTGATCGTGGACCTGTTCTACGCGGTCGTGGACCCGAGAGTGAGGCTGGGCTGA